One Serratia liquefaciens genomic window, TATGCGGTGATAATGAATATTCTGCATGATGCTGTCAATTTACAACAGGTTGATAACACGGTTATTCATGATTAAACCGCGCTGATGAGTTTGGCTAATAAACCGGGAAAAGAAGAACCCCGCCTTGGCGGGGAGAAATCGATTAGCGGGGACGGCGTGCGCCGTTGATCGAAGCCGACCAACTGAACGTTTCCCCGGTGGGTTGAACGCGGTTGGCTTTGCGCTCGGCCCGGGTGGCTTTTTCAATTTTCTCGCGGGCGGCAGTGATACGAGCCACCGCTTCATCTTTGATCTTGTTATTCTCGGCGTTGGTCAACGCGCGGCCGAGGCTTTTGCGTGCCTTGTCCAGCTCGGTTTTTACTTCACGTTGCTCGCTTTCCGTCATGTCTTTCAGCGTCAGTTTTTTCATCGTTGTAGCCTGGTCAGTGAAGTTGGCTTCCAGTGTACAGCAATTAACGGCGTGAAGATGCTGCCGCCGTAACGGAAATGCCAGATTGCAGGGCGCTGGCGCGTTACATCTCTTCCAGCAGTTCGCTAAGGAAACGCCGCATGCGTTCGGTACGTTCCAGCGCCATTTTCTTGCCGGTGGCGGTTTGGAAACCTTCCTGCAGTTTGAACAACTTGGTTTCGAAGTGATCCAGAGAAAAACGCTTGTCATCATATTGGCGCTGTTCCGCCAGCGGATCGGCGGCATCGTACAGCGCGCTGCGCATGCGTCCACCAATATAGAAACAGCGCGCTACGCCAATCATGCCGATAGCGTCCAGACGGTCTGCGTCCTGAATGATTTTTGCTTCCAGACTCTCCGGGGTAATAGCGGCGGAGAAGCTGTGGGCCTCGATGGCATGGGCGGTTTCGGCAATGTCCTGCGGCTCCCAGCCCAGCTGTTTGAGCATCAGGGCGCCTTTCTCCGCCGCCATGCGTGAAGCCAGATGGCGCTGTGGCGAGTTTTTTTCCACTGCCACACAGTCATGCAACAGCACGGCGGCACACAGGATGCGACGGTTGCCGCCTTCCTGTTGGCTGATTTTGCGGGTGTTTTTCCACACGCGATGCAGATGTGCCACGTCATGAGAGCCATCATCGGAATCGAGAGTCAGCGGCAACAACGCCTGAGCCAGTTCCTGATGGGGGGCGAAAGGCTGCAGCAAGGCTTGCGCCAGGGGTGAAGAATGCACGTTTTGCTCCTTTGTGGTCGGAAAACCTCAATCATAACCCCCTTTGATGCGGCGGTGATGACAGCGCAATATTCTCATTGTTTACTACAATGCAACAGACTATTGCCGCAATCGCAGTTTTTATACCGGAATAAGCAACTTACAATGGCCCCATTCCGGTCATCTCCGCTTGGTGTAAACCTGTGTCTGCGGGGTATGGCCGGGATATCCTGCAGACGCCACCGGAGAAAGATCATGCCTACTAATCTTGAAATTGTACGCGCCACCTATCAGGGCGGCAGTGCCGAAGAGAATGGCCGCAACCTGCTGGCGGCACTGGCGCCAGACGCAGAGTGGACCGAAGCGGCGGGATTTCCTTATGCCGGCACCTATATCGGCCCGCAGGCGATATTCAAAAATGTTCACCAGCGTTTGGGCACGGAATGGCAGGGCTATCGCGCCGACGTTGACCATTTCTATGATGCCGGCGAAACCGTGATCGCGCAGGGGTTCTACCATGGCACCTACGCGGCCACCGGAAAGTCCTTCACCGCCTCCTTTGCGCATATTTACCAGCTGCGTGCAGGAAAAATCGTTAAGTTCGTGCAAATCGTCGACAGCGCAAAAGTGCTGGAAGCGATGCAGGACTAAAGGCCGCTGTGCTTGCCAAATTTGCGATCGTACTCCCGCCGATAACCGCGCGCTTTGTTGCGATCGCGGATCCACAAATACCCGCACACCAGCGCAACGGCGCCTGAAAAGGTAATGTTGCGCATGTCCCGGTCATAAAAAAATACCAGTATGGCGTCCAGCGCCGCGATAAAGGCAATCCACTTATACATGTGGGATTGCCGACGCGTGGCGGCGTTGAGGCGCTTTAATTGTCTGGCTTCGTGCATAACCGGCTTTTGCTGCATTAACGTCTCGGCGGTAATAAATTTCCTAGCTGTAAATTAGCAGAATAGTCCCAATGGCGGCAAAGGGTAACGCACGCGATGCCTACCCGCGCCCTAATGTCACAACGCCAGGACGGCTTCGATCTCAACGCTGACCTGTGGCGAGAACAATGCGCTGACCGCGACCAGTGAGCAGGCGGGGAGCGCACCATCACAATAGTCAAACAGCACCGGTCGGATGGCCGGTAAATCGCCGATATCGGTCAGAAACACGGTTATTTTAATCAGCGCCTTGAGGTTCGTACCCTCTGCGGCGGCGATGGTCGCCAGCTGCTCCAGAACCGCCTGCGTCTGTTGCTGAGTCGTTAGCCCCTGAGCCTCGGTGGCAAATGCCGTCAGGCCGGAAACATACAGCGTATCCCCGTGGCGTACGGCATGAACATAGGGGCCCCCCGGCGTAGGCAGATGCGGATAATTAATGCGCTTTAATGATGTCATGGTAAAAACCCCGAGAGATAAATTAAAAAAGTAAACAAACTTGGTTAGGATAGTGCGATGAACATCGGAAGTACGCTGAGATATATTGATTTTTAATAATATCACTACCATTCATTTATAACTGTGAAGGACGTTTCAGGGTAATGAATTCGGCCTTAATTCCTTACATGCAACGCTGGCAGTTACAGCCCGACGGCCAGGCGTTTGAAACTCACAGCAGCCTGCTGATGCCCGTTCGCTATCAGGGGACCGCTGCCATGTTGAAAATAGCCCGCGAACAGGAAGAAAAGTTCGGCGGTTTATTGATGTGCTGGTGGCAGGGCGAAGGTGCTGCGCGGGTGCTGGCCTGGCACGACGAGGGTATTTTGCTGGAGCGCGCTCAAGGCAGCCGCTCGTTGCCGCAAATGGTGCGCGATGGCGACGATCGTCAGGCGACGGAAATTCTTTGTCAGGTCGTTGCCCGCCTGCATGCGCCACGTGCAGAACCTTTGCCGGAACTCATTCCTCTGCACCAATGGTTTAACTCACTGTGGCCGGCGGCGCAGGCGCACGGTGGCATGCTGCGCCTCAGCGCCAGAGTGGCCGCAGAGTTGCTGACCAGCCCGCGCGAACAGACCGTGTTGCACGGAGATATACACCATGACAACGTGCTGGATTTCGGTGAGCGTGGCTGGCTGGTGATCGACCCTAAACGCCTTTATGGCGAACGCGCCTTCGACTACGCCAATATCTTCTGCAACCCCAACTACGGCATAGCTACT contains:
- the yjbD gene encoding DUF3811 domain-containing protein, coding for MKKLTLKDMTESEQREVKTELDKARKSLGRALTNAENNKIKDEAVARITAAREKIEKATRAERKANRVQPTGETFSWSASINGARRPR
- a CDS encoding HD domain-containing protein produces the protein MHSSPLAQALLQPFAPHQELAQALLPLTLDSDDGSHDVAHLHRVWKNTRKISQQEGGNRRILCAAVLLHDCVAVEKNSPQRHLASRMAAEKGALMLKQLGWEPQDIAETAHAIEAHSFSAAITPESLEAKIIQDADRLDAIGMIGVARCFYIGGRMRSALYDAADPLAEQRQYDDKRFSLDHFETKLFKLQEGFQTATGKKMALERTERMRRFLSELLEEM
- a CDS encoding nuclear transport factor 2 family protein, which translates into the protein MPTNLEIVRATYQGGSAEENGRNLLAALAPDAEWTEAAGFPYAGTYIGPQAIFKNVHQRLGTEWQGYRADVDHFYDAGETVIAQGFYHGTYAATGKSFTASFAHIYQLRAGKIVKFVQIVDSAKVLEAMQD
- a CDS encoding RidA family protein, producing the protein MTSLKRINYPHLPTPGGPYVHAVRHGDTLYVSGLTAFATEAQGLTTQQQTQAVLEQLATIAAAEGTNLKALIKITVFLTDIGDLPAIRPVLFDYCDGALPACSLVAVSALFSPQVSVEIEAVLAL
- a CDS encoding aminoglycoside phosphotransferase family protein — encoded protein: MNSALIPYMQRWQLQPDGQAFETHSSLLMPVRYQGTAAMLKIAREQEEKFGGLLMCWWQGEGAARVLAWHDEGILLERAQGSRSLPQMVRDGDDRQATEILCQVVARLHAPRAEPLPELIPLHQWFNSLWPAAQAHGGMLRLSARVAAELLTSPREQTVLHGDIHHDNVLDFGERGWLVIDPKRLYGERAFDYANIFCNPNYGIATDPDIFQRRVAQICQLAGLERQRLLQWILAWAGLSAAWFMEDGEAADIDFRVAEQAALALGLSLPEGDSGFILPIIERG